Proteins encoded in a region of the Candidatus Moanabacter tarae genome:
- the hcxB_2 gene encoding Hydroxycarboxylate dehydrogenase B: MPIFTNEQLIRIATDIFVGAGTSRKNARIVAELLADANCTGHDSHGIIRIPQYLDSVEKGHLVTNAEVEVIQDNPLTSIVDGNWGFGQVAMTHAVEIGLEKARSNGLSAVAVRHSNHIGRLGSYVHHLACEGMIGLLFVNAVGIPSFRMAPWGGTEPRLSTDPIAFGIPRSSGEPIVMDMTSTVVAEGKVRVKRNRNETTPEGWLLDSMGRPTNDPNKLYEDPPGSILPLGGTTAGHKGYGLNIVIELLAGILSGTGAVGSNVDQISNGVLLVTLDIAQFLSLEDYYRQADKFIEHVKSSPPAEGFEEILLPGDIEIKVKGKLQDEGIFVEDDTWNQILEWGGKFNVDVRASAAL, translated from the coding sequence ATGCCAATTTTTACCAATGAACAGCTTATTCGTATCGCCACTGATATCTTTGTGGGTGCAGGAACGTCACGTAAAAATGCACGCATTGTGGCGGAACTCCTGGCGGATGCTAATTGTACCGGCCACGATTCTCACGGGATAATTCGTATTCCTCAGTATCTTGATTCGGTTGAGAAGGGACATCTCGTCACCAATGCAGAAGTAGAGGTAATCCAGGATAATCCTCTAACCTCTATCGTGGATGGGAACTGGGGGTTTGGTCAAGTGGCTATGACCCACGCGGTAGAAATTGGGCTTGAAAAGGCTCGCAGCAACGGTCTGTCCGCAGTCGCAGTCCGACATTCAAATCACATCGGACGTCTAGGAAGTTACGTCCACCACCTCGCCTGCGAGGGCATGATTGGACTTCTCTTTGTAAACGCTGTTGGTATTCCATCATTTCGAATGGCTCCTTGGGGCGGGACTGAACCCCGTCTTTCAACCGATCCCATTGCGTTCGGGATTCCTCGATCCTCAGGTGAACCCATTGTGATGGACATGACCTCGACAGTCGTAGCAGAGGGTAAAGTGCGTGTAAAACGCAACCGAAATGAGACAACTCCAGAAGGTTGGCTTCTCGATTCTATGGGCCGACCAACCAATGATCCCAATAAGCTTTATGAAGATCCACCTGGTAGCATTCTACCGCTTGGTGGGACTACCGCTGGCCACAAAGGATATGGACTAAACATTGTTATCGAGCTCTTAGCAGGGATACTCAGTGGAACGGGGGCAGTTGGTAGCAATGTGGACCAGATCAGCAATGGTGTTCTCCTGGTTACTCTCGATATAGCTCAGTTTCTCTCCTTGGAGGACTATTACCGACAAGCCGATAAATTTATCGAGCACGTAAAGTCCTCCCCGCCGGCGGAAGGGTTTGAAGAGATCTTGCTTCCTGGCGATATCGAGATTAAAGTTAAGGGAAAGTTGCAGGATGAAGGAATTTTCGTTGAAGATGACACCTGGAATCAGATTTTGGAATGGGGTGGAAAATTCAATGTGGATGTCAGGGCGAGTGCGGCGTTGTAA
- a CDS encoding N-succinyl-L-Arg/Lys racemase, whose amino-acid sequence MKITEIESIPLRIPYETRIRKQFHHFGMDERLTIYKFHTDTGLIGLGENVGPPFEQELIDSYIGTNPFDHVMNTGRFNLDMACYDLMGKHLALPTWKLLGQQRREWVSMGWWMPCMSPEESAAEVQIAADHGYRGLKCKARAFYDVVEQAEAMQEAAPPDFRVEFDFNGALINVEQGLSILQKLEKIPIVKGIEEPIFAHDVEGWKRLHQKIRIPFYLHGVGTVLDGPVRQPAGAWLGLRSGDFDGALCSHENIRNALAASWTFAAANTPILLQYVGTGITTAFVCQLGAVMHTATLPGVTASHSYEDDMIVTPHTIQRGFMKVPKGPGLGVELDEDAVERYRNAPEPEWPRHFSVITLPGAYQHLYRNLQQAENLMKLGIDDPFAPGIRLEEREDDGSQEFDSLWERLQETDWPLWESEIQNKS is encoded by the coding sequence ATGAAAATTACAGAAATTGAATCCATTCCCCTCCGCATACCCTACGAAACCCGTATCCGAAAGCAATTTCACCACTTTGGAATGGATGAGAGGCTCACGATATATAAGTTCCACACCGACACTGGGTTGATTGGTCTTGGCGAAAATGTTGGGCCCCCTTTCGAACAGGAATTAATCGATTCCTACATCGGCACGAATCCTTTCGACCACGTCATGAATACTGGTCGATTTAATCTCGATATGGCCTGTTATGACCTTATGGGGAAGCACCTTGCTCTCCCGACATGGAAACTTCTAGGCCAGCAACGTCGAGAGTGGGTTAGCATGGGGTGGTGGATGCCGTGTATGTCTCCCGAGGAATCAGCTGCCGAGGTCCAAATTGCAGCTGATCATGGCTATCGAGGTCTCAAGTGCAAAGCGCGCGCCTTCTACGATGTCGTAGAACAGGCAGAGGCCATGCAAGAGGCCGCTCCCCCTGACTTTCGCGTAGAATTCGATTTCAATGGTGCCTTGATAAATGTTGAACAGGGCCTATCAATCCTCCAGAAATTGGAAAAAATACCCATCGTCAAAGGCATCGAAGAACCCATATTTGCCCATGATGTAGAAGGTTGGAAGCGCCTCCACCAGAAAATTCGTATCCCTTTCTATCTCCACGGCGTGGGCACCGTGCTCGACGGCCCTGTGCGCCAACCTGCAGGAGCGTGGTTAGGTCTCCGTTCTGGCGACTTTGACGGAGCCCTTTGTAGCCACGAAAACATCCGTAATGCACTCGCTGCATCATGGACTTTTGCTGCTGCTAACACCCCTATCCTACTGCAATATGTAGGCACTGGCATAACAACCGCTTTCGTTTGTCAACTCGGCGCCGTCATGCACACAGCCACCCTTCCTGGCGTCACTGCGAGTCATAGCTACGAAGATGATATGATCGTCACTCCCCACACAATTCAGCGAGGTTTCATGAAGGTACCCAAAGGTCCGGGGCTTGGAGTCGAACTGGATGAGGATGCCGTTGAACGCTATCGCAATGCACCTGAGCCGGAGTGGCCCCGGCATTTCTCAGTCATAACTCTACCCGGTGCATACCAACATTTGTATCGCAATCTTCAGCAAGCAGAAAACTTGATGAAACTTGGTATCGATGATCCATTCGCGCCCGGAATCAGACTAGAAGAAAGGGAGGACGACGGGAGCCAGGAATTTGATTCACTCTGGGAACGCCTTCAAGAAACCGATTGGCCTCTCTGGGAATCCGAGATCCAAAATAAATCGTAA
- the iolG_8 gene encoding Inositol 2-dehydrogenase/D-chiro-inositol 3-dehydrogenase, with translation MLICPRGWNIGSLLWLTCSYGYINNMDRIRIGLIGYGGWTHTAYVPALQCDGRAQIVSAAAPSVTTQQCITEELGPEVIVFNSNQAGLEGPPLDAIMIAVLDSAHGETLITALKSGAAIFYEPPLAGNVRMYLCLPRLYNKRTTHCNRRADCRPTPPRRTSCRNVEGLRTMGSDRPTFQVI, from the coding sequence ATGTTAATCTGTCCAAGAGGATGGAACATCGGTTCTCTCTTGTGGCTAACGTGCTCCTACGGCTATATTAATAATATGGATAGAATACGCATTGGTCTAATTGGATACGGCGGATGGACTCACACTGCCTACGTACCTGCACTGCAGTGTGATGGCCGCGCCCAGATCGTTTCCGCTGCAGCGCCGAGTGTAACCACACAGCAATGCATTACAGAAGAACTCGGGCCCGAAGTTATAGTCTTCAACAGTAACCAAGCTGGTTTAGAAGGTCCGCCTCTTGATGCAATAATGATCGCTGTTCTAGATTCGGCTCATGGGGAAACTTTAATAACCGCTTTGAAATCTGGAGCTGCTATATTTTACGAGCCTCCACTGGCCGGGAATGTACGAATGTATCTCTGCCTTCCTAGACTCTATAATAAGCGAACAACCCACTGTAACAGACGCGCAGACTGTCGCCCAACTCCACCCCGTCGGACTAGCTGCAGAAATGTCGAAGGACTCCGGACAATGGGAAGCGATAGACCAACTTTCCAGGTGATTTGA
- the uxuA_6 gene encoding Mannonate dehydratase, which translates to MKLGFKGNSDPTVLAFARQLGATDFISTFREFDSERGYYNFHDLCQTKARIEDAGLKWAILEGVPAEWCDKIKLGLPGRDEQIENWCRTLRSMGAAGILGLGYPFSLRCVGGNYGLRTSKSELGRAGAIVTSFDYEKIKGAHQDYWDPPVSDCLELSDEEMWDNFSYFLKAVMPVAEEAGVRMGLHPDDPPISPIGGISRIFRTHDALKQATETVPSDCNCLGFCQGTISEMPGNVLDAIQYFGSRNKILYVHYRFVSGTVPKFSETFIDQGNVDPMESMRAYEKVGFDGVMIEDHVPELAIDHESEKYTSRAYALGYMKALMDNVNGHTEAG; encoded by the coding sequence ATGAAATTAGGATTTAAAGGAAATTCAGATCCGACGGTATTGGCTTTTGCCAGACAATTGGGAGCTACAGATTTTATCAGCACCTTTCGTGAATTTGATTCAGAGAGGGGCTACTATAATTTTCACGATTTGTGCCAGACTAAGGCAAGAATTGAAGATGCCGGACTTAAATGGGCAATCTTAGAAGGAGTTCCGGCGGAGTGGTGCGACAAGATCAAATTGGGTCTACCTGGGAGAGATGAACAGATTGAGAATTGGTGTAGAACACTCCGTTCTATGGGAGCGGCAGGAATTCTTGGACTGGGCTATCCCTTTTCTTTGCGTTGTGTCGGAGGTAATTACGGATTGCGTACTTCAAAGTCTGAGCTAGGTCGGGCTGGTGCTATTGTTACTAGTTTTGACTACGAAAAGATAAAGGGAGCTCACCAAGACTACTGGGATCCTCCGGTATCGGATTGTTTAGAGCTTTCGGATGAGGAAATGTGGGATAATTTCTCTTATTTTCTTAAGGCGGTAATGCCTGTCGCTGAAGAGGCCGGTGTTCGAATGGGTCTTCATCCTGACGATCCACCGATTTCCCCAATTGGAGGGATTTCACGAATCTTCCGCACTCATGATGCATTGAAACAAGCTACAGAAACTGTTCCTAGCGATTGTAATTGCCTAGGGTTTTGTCAGGGTACTATTTCTGAAATGCCGGGGAATGTCCTCGATGCCATCCAGTATTTCGGATCGAGAAACAAAATCCTGTACGTCCATTATCGCTTCGTATCTGGAACTGTTCCAAAGTTCTCAGAGACTTTCATTGACCAGGGGAATGTCGATCCCATGGAGTCGATGCGAGCTTATGAGAAGGTTGGATTCGATGGCGTAATGATTGAAGATCACGTACCCGAACTCGCCATTGATCATGAATCAGAAAAATACACGTCTCGAGCCTATGCTTTGGGTTACATGAAGGCACTTATGGACAATGTAAATGGGCATACCGAGGCAGGCTAG
- a CDS encoding D-galactonate dehydratase family member has product MKITAIKPFITQSTGNFFVKVETDEGIYGLGEAGVRRRGTAIAEVIRSFSPEVIGQNPFCIEHLWQVMFRGGFFPGGVVQSAAVSAVDIALWDIKGKALGVPVYELLGGRTRDKVVCYPHVAKGSVDSLVAECKERKKEGWRFVRWGLSDPKGKNLLEPSRAVRFGIEQVKAVREEVGDEIEICFDVHTRLDPASAIALANGVESYRPFFIEDPIRSESTQSLRMIRQHTSVPIAIGEQFDSKWKFQQVIEEDLMDYCRVDLCIAGGLTEAKKIAGWCETHYIHLAPHNPLGPVSTAACLHLCLASSLVGVQELPRPPMSSLTDVFPKQVPFENGYLLVPEGPGLGIEFNEEAITDQLHKDSRPGAALWRDDGSYTNW; this is encoded by the coding sequence ATGAAGATTACAGCAATTAAGCCTTTCATCACTCAGTCCACAGGCAATTTTTTTGTAAAGGTAGAAACCGACGAGGGGATCTACGGCCTGGGAGAAGCCGGAGTCAGGCGAAGAGGCACCGCAATCGCCGAGGTAATTCGCTCTTTTTCACCGGAGGTCATAGGACAAAATCCGTTTTGTATCGAGCACCTCTGGCAGGTTATGTTCCGCGGTGGGTTTTTCCCAGGCGGCGTGGTTCAGTCGGCGGCTGTGAGCGCAGTAGATATTGCTCTCTGGGACATAAAGGGAAAAGCACTTGGGGTACCAGTCTATGAATTACTTGGAGGAAGAACTCGTGATAAGGTGGTTTGCTATCCACACGTCGCTAAAGGAAGTGTCGACAGTCTGGTAGCCGAGTGTAAGGAGAGGAAGAAAGAAGGATGGAGGTTTGTCCGCTGGGGTCTATCTGATCCCAAAGGAAAAAACCTATTAGAACCCTCACGGGCAGTAAGATTCGGCATTGAGCAGGTAAAAGCAGTACGCGAAGAAGTAGGAGATGAGATTGAAATCTGTTTCGATGTCCATACTCGACTGGACCCTGCTTCCGCCATCGCACTAGCCAATGGCGTAGAGTCCTATCGACCCTTTTTCATTGAAGACCCGATCCGCAGTGAGAGCACCCAGAGTCTACGAATGATCCGGCAGCATACCTCAGTCCCTATCGCAATCGGTGAACAATTCGACAGCAAGTGGAAATTTCAACAGGTCATCGAGGAAGACCTAATGGATTACTGTCGAGTCGATCTCTGTATTGCTGGTGGATTAACCGAAGCTAAAAAAATCGCCGGATGGTGTGAAACACACTATATTCACTTGGCACCTCATAATCCCTTGGGACCTGTTTCCACCGCCGCTTGTCTTCACCTCTGTCTGGCTTCCTCTCTGGTTGGGGTACAGGAGCTTCCAAGACCTCCAATGTCGAGCTTAACTGATGTATTTCCTAAGCAAGTACCTTTTGAAAACGGGTATCTCCTCGTCCCAGAAGGTCCGGGTTTGGGTATTGAATTCAATGAAGAAGCAATTACCGATCAGCTCCATAAAGACTCCAGACCGGGCGCTGCTTTATGGCGGGATGATGGGTCATATACGAATTGGTAG
- the fabG_6 gene encoding 3-oxoacyl-[acyl-carrier-protein] reductase, which produces MPRSEGRLSDKVAIVTGAARGMGAETAKTFYKEGGNVVLCDLQKDQIERKAKELDPNGARSLGLRIDVTNPEEVKALVSTTVDRFGKIDILVNNAGMLLWTPVDEISISEWDRVLDVNLKGTFLCSRAVLPSMKAVGHGRIINMSSTAGRSVSTLGGAHYTTAKAGVLGLTRALAKEMAPFGITANAVCPGLIDTEMARENASPEILRGYEENFPIARMGKPQEVAQLILFLASAASYITGAAFDINGGDLMI; this is translated from the coding sequence ATGCCTCGGAGTGAAGGAAGGCTATCGGATAAGGTTGCCATCGTAACGGGTGCGGCTCGAGGTATGGGGGCAGAGACCGCAAAGACCTTTTATAAGGAGGGAGGTAATGTGGTCCTTTGCGACCTTCAGAAAGATCAGATTGAGCGGAAAGCAAAGGAATTGGATCCTAATGGTGCTCGATCTTTAGGTCTTCGGATTGATGTCACCAACCCCGAGGAAGTAAAGGCCCTCGTATCGACAACTGTTGATCGATTTGGCAAGATCGACATATTAGTTAATAATGCTGGGATGTTACTCTGGACCCCGGTTGATGAGATCTCGATCTCTGAGTGGGATAGGGTCCTGGACGTCAATCTTAAAGGCACCTTTCTATGCAGTCGAGCGGTTCTTCCGAGTATGAAAGCAGTTGGACATGGGCGAATTATCAATATGTCTTCGACCGCCGGACGTAGTGTTAGTACACTGGGAGGGGCTCACTACACAACAGCGAAGGCAGGGGTTCTTGGGTTAACGCGTGCTTTAGCCAAGGAGATGGCGCCGTTTGGTATCACCGCCAATGCAGTGTGTCCCGGCCTTATCGATACGGAAATGGCACGCGAAAATGCTTCGCCCGAGATCCTCCGTGGCTACGAGGAGAACTTTCCTATAGCCCGAATGGGAAAGCCTCAGGAAGTGGCTCAGCTTATACTTTTCCTAGCTTCCGCCGCTTCTTATATTACGGGTGCTGCGTTCGACATCAATGGCGGCGATCTAATGATCTAG
- the aroC gene encoding Chorismate synthase, whose translation MANTFGKLFIISTWGESHGGSIGVVVDGCPPGLSLTEKEIQKELDRRRPGQSDITTTRRESDTVEILSGIYKGKTLGTPIAMNVGNTDARPEAYDEMQTKYRPSHADFTYQQKYGIRNHEGGGRSSARETIGRVAAGAIAKKILKVCGNVEIIAYIDKVHSIEAPLMDSFPSVAEVDRTPVRCPHPETAEKMIKRIKAIRKKGNSVGGIIRCRVRNVPVGLGEPVFDRLEADLAKAMLSLPATKGFEIGSGFSGTGLTGADHNDLFHKIQGKIRTKSNNSGGIQGGISNGEEIFFRVAFKPTATILQRQETVTIEGEETELIGRGRHDPCVVPRAVPIVEAMTALVLVDHWMRHHAQNNTFGL comes from the coding sequence ATGGCCAATACTTTCGGCAAACTCTTCATTATCTCGACTTGGGGAGAAAGCCACGGCGGCAGCATCGGTGTCGTCGTGGACGGCTGCCCACCAGGTCTCTCCCTCACCGAGAAAGAGATCCAGAAAGAACTTGACCGACGACGGCCCGGTCAAAGTGATATAACAACCACACGAAGAGAGTCTGACACAGTTGAAATCCTCTCTGGTATCTACAAGGGGAAAACCCTCGGCACCCCGATCGCTATGAACGTAGGCAACACCGACGCTAGACCGGAAGCCTATGATGAGATGCAAACCAAATACCGTCCTTCCCATGCCGATTTTACTTATCAACAAAAATACGGAATCCGTAATCACGAAGGCGGTGGACGTTCCTCTGCCCGCGAAACCATTGGTCGTGTTGCTGCAGGAGCCATAGCAAAAAAAATTCTGAAGGTATGCGGCAATGTCGAAATAATCGCCTATATTGATAAGGTCCACTCCATAGAGGCCCCGCTAATGGATTCTTTTCCCTCGGTTGCAGAAGTTGATCGAACGCCTGTTCGCTGTCCCCATCCCGAAACTGCTGAGAAGATGATTAAACGAATTAAGGCGATACGGAAAAAGGGTAATTCAGTTGGAGGAATTATCCGTTGTCGGGTCCGAAATGTACCTGTGGGGCTTGGCGAGCCAGTTTTCGATCGCCTAGAAGCTGACCTTGCAAAAGCTATGCTTTCTCTTCCAGCCACCAAAGGTTTCGAAATCGGTAGCGGATTCTCTGGCACCGGACTAACAGGAGCCGACCACAATGACCTTTTTCATAAAATCCAGGGAAAAATCCGGACCAAATCGAATAATTCCGGCGGGATTCAGGGTGGGATTTCCAATGGCGAAGAGATCTTTTTCCGTGTTGCCTTTAAGCCGACCGCAACAATCCTTCAAAGACAAGAAACTGTCACCATAGAAGGGGAAGAGACTGAACTCATTGGCCGTGGCCGCCATGATCCTTGCGTTGTTCCTCGAGCAGTACCCATCGTCGAAGCCATGACCGCACTTGTCCTTGTTGACCATTGGATGCGTCACCATGCTCAAAATAATACATTTGGCTTGTGA
- the galE gene encoding UDP-glucose 4-epimerase — protein sequence MKILVTGGAGYIGSHCVRQLERSGYEPVVLDSLVFGHREAVPDGVPFYDCDLRDGKMLGDVIEKEAIEAVIHFAGFAYVGESVNDPMKYYLNNVANTLQLLKAMLDRKVGKFVFSSSCTIFGDPVRVPISEDDPKVPVNPYGQTKLDIENALKTLAQAKGLSSASFRYFNASGASDEGSVGEDHDPETHLIPLAIQAVLGLGGELEIYGTDYDTPDGTCLRDYVHVDDLARAHIIALERLEERGTLLQYNLGTGNPYSVREVIESVGRVSGKAVPIRERARRPGDVPVIYADPSRAKDELGWKPRFDNLDSIVETAWRWHRNHPKGYCS from the coding sequence ATGAAAATCCTGGTAACAGGTGGAGCTGGCTACATCGGCAGCCACTGCGTACGCCAGCTTGAGCGGAGTGGGTACGAGCCAGTTGTATTAGATAGTCTCGTTTTTGGCCACAGAGAGGCAGTGCCTGACGGGGTTCCATTTTATGATTGCGATTTACGTGACGGGAAGATGCTAGGGGATGTTATAGAAAAAGAGGCAATCGAAGCTGTGATACATTTTGCTGGGTTTGCCTACGTGGGAGAGTCGGTTAATGATCCGATGAAGTACTACCTGAACAATGTAGCGAATACGCTTCAGCTTCTGAAGGCCATGCTGGATCGCAAGGTTGGAAAATTCGTTTTTTCTTCTTCCTGCACCATATTCGGAGATCCAGTAAGGGTTCCTATTTCTGAGGATGACCCCAAGGTGCCAGTTAATCCTTATGGTCAGACGAAGTTGGATATCGAAAATGCTCTTAAAACTTTGGCTCAAGCAAAGGGCTTGAGCTCAGCTTCGTTTCGTTATTTCAATGCCTCTGGTGCGTCTGATGAAGGATCTGTTGGCGAAGATCACGATCCGGAAACCCATCTTATACCTCTAGCTATACAGGCGGTCTTAGGGTTGGGCGGGGAGCTTGAGATCTATGGCACTGATTATGACACACCGGATGGAACATGTTTACGGGACTATGTTCATGTTGATGATTTGGCGCGGGCTCATATCATTGCTCTTGAGAGATTGGAGGAACGGGGAACCCTGCTTCAATACAATTTAGGAACGGGGAACCCCTACTCGGTTCGAGAAGTTATCGAGTCTGTGGGTCGGGTATCGGGAAAGGCCGTCCCGATACGGGAGAGGGCGAGACGGCCAGGAGATGTACCGGTAATATATGCGGATCCCTCCAGAGCTAAAGATGAACTTGGCTGGAAGCCTCGATTCGACAACTTGGATTCTATTGTAGAAACGGCCTGGAGGTGGCACCGAAATCACCCGAAGGGATATTGTTCCTGA
- the iolG_9 gene encoding Myo-inositol 2-dehydrogenase, which yields MEKIPLCLVGCGGMGHRHVLGYKELDESGIGNLELVGVCDLREENANFCAREVERLFGTKPLVFTDPERVYAHPDIRAVDVVTEPAYHHSIAVPALRAGKHVQVEKPLGLTIRSSRAIIDAAEESGCVLSTEENYRRDPVNRLVRGILEQGIIGDPHLMIQKSIGGKANYAITPWRHLKNQGTIAFDAGVHYADLFQYFLGDYAQIFGSGLIVETTRHRPKNFTHELESYRERHKTFPESIKATGEDSIVALYKMESGAMVQFSMISGGKGKGGFERFIHGPMGSLVLPGDRSGGQVILQRGSEEMRGKEILKLLSNFGLNEITERLFGEKTVEYDLPFTATDAKTLAIEFHDFGEAIMKRESPEVDGAIGISAVAGILGVFESAALNRSLSLGEVLSGEASVYQAELNAEMGFV from the coding sequence ATGGAGAAAATACCTCTGTGTTTAGTTGGTTGCGGCGGAATGGGGCATAGGCACGTATTAGGCTACAAGGAATTAGACGAGAGTGGAATAGGGAATCTTGAGCTGGTGGGAGTCTGTGATCTTCGGGAAGAGAATGCTAATTTCTGTGCCCGTGAAGTTGAGCGACTTTTTGGGACAAAGCCACTTGTATTCACTGATCCGGAAAGGGTTTATGCTCATCCTGACATCAGGGCTGTGGACGTAGTTACTGAACCAGCCTATCACCACTCTATTGCGGTACCGGCTTTAAGGGCTGGGAAACATGTCCAAGTAGAAAAGCCTTTGGGACTGACCATTCGTTCAAGTAGGGCTATTATCGATGCGGCAGAAGAAAGTGGGTGTGTGCTCTCGACTGAGGAGAACTATCGACGTGATCCGGTGAACAGGTTGGTGCGTGGGATCCTCGAGCAGGGAATTATCGGCGATCCACATCTGATGATCCAGAAGAGTATCGGAGGTAAAGCGAATTACGCAATAACTCCTTGGAGGCACCTCAAGAACCAGGGGACGATTGCATTTGATGCCGGCGTGCATTACGCGGACCTTTTCCAGTATTTCTTAGGTGATTATGCTCAAATTTTTGGGAGTGGGTTAATTGTAGAAACTACTCGTCACCGCCCGAAAAATTTTACCCACGAACTTGAGTCCTATAGGGAACGACATAAAACATTTCCGGAATCAATCAAGGCGACGGGTGAAGATTCGATTGTGGCGCTCTATAAAATGGAATCTGGGGCGATGGTTCAATTTTCCATGATATCAGGGGGAAAAGGTAAGGGTGGTTTCGAGCGATTCATTCATGGACCCATGGGTTCGCTCGTTCTTCCCGGAGATCGCAGTGGCGGACAGGTGATTCTGCAAAGAGGAAGTGAAGAGATGCGTGGTAAAGAAATCCTAAAGTTACTTTCTAACTTCGGACTCAATGAGATAACAGAGAGGCTGTTTGGTGAGAAAACTGTTGAGTATGATCTACCTTTTACGGCAACAGATGCCAAAACTTTGGCCATCGAATTCCATGATTTCGGTGAGGCTATTATGAAGAGGGAATCTCCTGAAGTTGATGGTGCTATCGGAATATCTGCTGTTGCTGGGATTCTCGGTGTCTTTGAATCAGCCGCGCTGAACCGGTCACTAAGCTTGGGAGAAGTTCTATCGGGCGAGGCTAGTGTTTATCAGGCGGAACTCAATGCCGAGATGGGGTTTGTCTAG
- the rpsP gene encoding 30S ribosomal protein S16, translated as MSVKLRMQRRGARHAAHYRIVAADSRSPRDGRYIELLGVYNPRGKEPEDELRLNLVRVEHWLSVGALPSDSVCSMIKRARRQPNEPLEELEEETGRVDSNSSEGKKAIEETLAEETTEAIAEDPVSVEKDGENSGDVVSDSVAKSTEEVVAETVDEAFVESEKSDNQEEDEEKSVS; from the coding sequence ATGTCGGTTAAGTTACGTATGCAACGTAGGGGGGCGAGGCACGCCGCCCACTATCGAATTGTGGCGGCGGATTCTCGGTCGCCCCGAGATGGACGGTATATCGAGCTTTTGGGGGTTTATAATCCGAGAGGGAAGGAACCGGAGGATGAGTTGCGCCTCAACTTGGTTCGAGTGGAACACTGGTTGAGTGTGGGGGCACTTCCTTCCGATTCGGTATGTTCGATGATTAAGCGAGCGCGGAGACAGCCGAATGAACCCTTGGAAGAGCTGGAGGAGGAGACAGGGAGAGTCGATTCAAATTCCTCAGAAGGGAAGAAAGCAATTGAGGAGACCTTGGCAGAGGAAACAACGGAAGCTATCGCTGAGGATCCAGTTTCAGTAGAGAAAGACGGAGAAAATTCGGGAGATGTGGTGTCGGATTCTGTAGCAAAATCTACCGAAGAAGTGGTTGCAGAGACAGTTGACGAAGCTTTTGTAGAGAGCGAAAAAAGTGATAATCAAGAGGAGGATGAGGAGAAATCCGTTTCCTGA
- the trmD gene encoding tRNA (guanine-N(1)-)-methyltransferase, with protein sequence MDTKLTIDLLTLFPGMVSGFLSESMVGRAVGKGLLDLRIHNLRDWALDKYKEMDDRPFGGGAGMVLKPEPLFAAIELVSSPQCCVVYMAPDGEPLSSGLAMDLASNSHLVVVSGHYEGIDQRVRDCLVDREISIGDYVLTNGTLAAGVLIDCVARHVPGFLGEEKSLTQDSFVENLLSFPQYTRPAKFRGLDVPEVLLSGDHKAIATWRRKERERKTRERRPDLLPG encoded by the coding sequence ATGGACACGAAGTTGACCATAGATCTTCTTACTCTCTTTCCAGGTATGGTTTCCGGATTTCTGAGCGAGAGCATGGTGGGTCGTGCTGTGGGGAAAGGTCTACTTGATCTTCGTATTCATAATCTCCGAGATTGGGCTCTCGACAAGTACAAAGAAATGGACGATCGGCCTTTTGGCGGGGGAGCCGGTATGGTTCTAAAGCCTGAACCGCTTTTTGCTGCGATTGAACTAGTCTCCTCTCCGCAATGTTGTGTAGTCTATATGGCTCCGGATGGAGAGCCTCTTTCTTCCGGGTTGGCTATGGATTTAGCTTCAAATTCTCACCTTGTCGTGGTGAGTGGCCACTATGAAGGTATTGATCAAAGAGTAAGAGACTGTTTAGTTGATCGTGAAATCAGTATTGGAGATTACGTATTGACCAACGGGACTTTGGCGGCAGGAGTTCTAATTGACTGCGTTGCTCGTCATGTGCCGGGGTTTTTGGGAGAGGAAAAGTCCTTGACCCAAGATAGCTTTGTCGAAAACTTACTGTCTTTTCCGCAGTATACGCGACCGGCGAAGTTCAGAGGATTAGATGTTCCGGAGGTGCTACTTTCGGGAGATCATAAAGCGATTGCGACTTGGCGTAGAAAGGAAAGAGAAAGAAAAACACGCGAACGGCGACCGGATTTGCTCCCGGGATGA